A window of the Zeugodacus cucurbitae isolate PBARC_wt_2022May chromosome 2, idZeuCucr1.2, whole genome shotgun sequence genome harbors these coding sequences:
- the LOC105218796 gene encoding protein chibby homolog 1: MPLFTKKYESKPTPPRTARCNIGCPAISEDLDEFKNISLNLGSKELRFADGIWIHSTRKTDTDDVIRLNRRIRTLEEENNMCNLKMEIFLDLLAEQTTELNLFKTKNM; encoded by the coding sequence ATGCCgctttttacgaaaaaatatgaatcaaaaCCAACACCGCCACGTACAGCACGCTGTAATATCGGTTGTCCGGCTATAAGTGAGGATTTAGacgaattcaaaaatatttcacttaatttggGAAGCAAAGAGCTACGTTTCGCTGATGGTATTTGGATACATTCTACTCGTAAAACGGATACCGATGACGTCATACGTTTGAATCGACGTATAAGGACTCTTGAAGAGGAAAATAATATGTGCAATTTAAAAATGGAAATCTTCTTAGACCTATTAGCTGAACAAACTACAGAGTTGAACCtttttaaaacgaaaaatatgtaa
- the LOC105218795 gene encoding fl(2)d-associated complex component produces MDKRSKEALRRYKKSRQQSSSDSSSSSDSDSSGSSYSSSDSERHRRKKARQAAGSASRRSSSSSTEERRKREKREHCQKKLEAKRIHLKRKLKEAKLKKRAAAAAAALSGHIGHRSLSPTTQAKLKKLTERKHQRAASKERREREREKHRAAIAREREREHHRTGSRSPTKITKIRIHQDVKRQKSPPRMHHTMMSREKIIIQTRTRERTPSPTVERRHEHKIRHEELVRERERRDRERDRAEREAARDKERAEALARCQERQRERERLAREKLRHEEEEKKYGAIASERGDRLLPRPAERELAIAASRGYNSRERSLEAIERTRHMSKRDLDVYEREREYIEAERRNLINREDIRRDRDYIPTRRRELSPVGEHYSARLRDPHEVYPDESRDRAYNRTYIEDGHHGREREAPWPREIRERELHDIRDVREQRDTRDPRDFRDMESELIYPDERERLIRNRERVREEWKGGWDVGREQEWNDTPPITGRGGFIGGPKRNATLIGGAPNPGPSKITPREQRAPSEPDWDAVEVQNNAGANINKIEPSLIRDGTNFGIGSGQRDTWGTNDHHDMPPQREKAIPPPRTEGVDRRWQNDWREDEDTMQRVASGNTGGNIPSSLHHHRNERGGRNFRRGGGVGAPDHGDRNGQGLRTHPPPLMTLPVQPPATGFLGGNPRFPNKSKMTYTNPNIIKKQHAAMAAAKAAQASAVAAASTAVAAAKAAAQSAANATTNPSILGQAQASNTVRQQHETFVNDDKPEAGEILHDADSNKKLDMGATAKNIDNFLALGNPTADDDRAVGELSEISDSDDDILNKGDKKSRTETDEDSTIKVDGISEQEDLTRSNDDAGIVDEKHEDDEMLDFEEISDGELEEDSRNKGVGDALGVDWASLIAETKLQAENAVPGANEQPKTAKQKWQPHRIILDMGISLCMAGEDYAKKLLSESRQKLNEELKEINQKDILESNSVSVKKENEESKNNTLEHGMDTKENVEVKLEPINTKPLDEMDDVSFNFERLQPLACLQVGERKQRLDRQMLISNACGSHSRALSARQDLKLRRQLCNLPPRDCDLSKPPPTNAKIKSLAIAAFQRTLEVK; encoded by the exons atggATAAACGTTCTAAGGAAGCGTTACGGCGCTATAAAAAGTCTAGACAGCAATCTAGTTCTGACAGTTCTAGTAGCTCTGATTCTGATTCATCAGGAAGCTCGTACTCAAGTTCAGATAGTGAACGCCATCGTCGTAAAAAGGCTCGACAGGCTGCTGGTAGTGCATCTCGACGTTCAAGTAGCTCATCTACTGAGGAACGGAGAAAGCGAGAAAAACGTGAACATTGTCAGAAAAAACTTGAAGCAAAGCGCATTCATCTTAAACGTAAATTAAAGGAAGCAAAATTGAAGAAAAGAGCCGCTGCAGCAGCTGCGGCTTTGAGTGGACACATCGGTCATAGATCACTTTCTCCTACAACTCAAGCAAAATTAAAGAAACTCACAGAACGCAAACATCAACGTGcagcaagtaaggaaagacgtGAACGGGAACGTGAGAAACATCGTGCAGCGATTGCTAGGGAAAGGGAGCGCGAACACCACCGCACAGGTTCTCGATCTCCtacgaaaattacaaaaatacgtATTCACCAAGATGTGAAACGCCAGAAAAGTCCACCTCGTATGCATCACACGATGATGTCTCGtgagaaaattattattcaaactCGTACACGAGAGCGTACGCCTTCTCCAACAGTGGAACGTCGCCATGAACACAAAATACGACATGAAGAATTGGTAAGAGAACGTGAAAGGCGCGATCGTGAACGTGACCGAGCTGAACGTGAGGCGGCACGAGATAAAGAACGAGCTGAAGCATTGGCGCGTTGTCAAGAGCGTCAACGAGAAAGGGAACGTTTAGCTAGGGAAAAGCTTCGACATGAGGAAGAGGAGAAAAAATATGGTGCAATCGCAAGTGAACGTGGAGACCGTTTATTGCCACGACCAGCAGAAAGGGAGTTAGCTATTGCAGCATCACGGGGATATAACAGCCGAGAGCGTTCTTTAGAAGCAATTGAAAGAACACGTCATATGTCAAAACGTGATTTAGATGTCTACGAACGAGAACGGGAATACATAGAAGCTGAAAGGCGTAACTTAATTAATCGTGAAGATATCAGACGTGATCGTGACTATATTCCCACGCGACGTCGTGAATTGAGTCCTGTTGGTGAACATTATTCTGCTCGATTGAGAGATCCCCATGAAGTGTACCCAGATGAAAGTCGGGACAG GGCTTATAATCGTACATATATTGAAGATGGTCATCACGGAAGGGAACGAGAAGCGCCCTGGCCTCGTGAAATACGAGAACGGGAGTTACATGATATTCGCGATGTAAGAGAACAACGAGATACCAGAGATCCACGCGATTTCAGAGATATGGAAAGTGAACTTATTTATCCGGATGAAAGAGAGCGCCTAATTCGAAATAGGGAGCGCGTTCGTGAGGAATGGAAAGGTGGATGGGATGTAGGCAGAGAACAAGAATGGAATGATACACCCCCAATAACTGGTCGCGGTGGCTTTATAGGTGGACCGAAAAGGAATGCTACCTTAATCGGTGGGGCACCTAACCCAGGACCTTCAAAAATAACACCACGTGAACAGCGAGCTCCCTCAGAGCCCGATTGGGATGCTGTTGAAGTACAGAATAATGCAGGagctaatataaataaaatagaaccCTCACTTATACGGGATGGAACAAATTTCGGCATCGGCTCAGGACAACGGGATACATGGGGTACAAATGATCATCATGATATGCCGCCTCAAAGAGAAAAAGCTATTCCACCACCACGTACAGAAGGTGTAGATCGGCGTTGGCAAAATGATTGGCGCGAAGATGAAGATACGATGCAAAGAGTTGCATCTGGAAATACTGGCGGTAATATTCCTTCATCGCTGCATCACCATCGAAACGAGCGTGGTGGCAGAAATTTTAGAAGAGGGGGTGGTGTAGGAGCACCTGATCATGGAGACCGCAATGGGCAAGGGCTCCGAACTCATCCACCACCATTAATGACATTACCCGTTCAACCACCTGCAACAGGTTTTCTTGGTGGAAATCCTAGATTCcccaataaaagtaaaatgactTACACAAACCCGAATATAATCAAAAAACAGCATGCTGCTATGGCAGCCGCAAAAGCTGCACAAGCCAGCGCTGTAGCAGCTGCAAGCACTGCAGTAGCAGCTGCTAAAGCTGCTGCACAAAGTGCAGCGAATGCTACCACCAATCCAAGTATACTAGGACAGGCACAGGCCAGCAACACTGTACGTCAGCAACATGAAACGTTTGTAAATGACGACAAGCCGGAAGCTGGAGAGATTTTACACGATGCTGATAGTAACAAAAAGTTGGATATGGGAGCTAcagctaaaaatattgataatttcTTAGCGCTGGGCAATCCTACAGCGGATGATGATCGAGCAGTTGGTGAACTAAGTGAAATTAGTGATAGTGACGATGATATTCTTAATAAAGGAGATAAAAAATCTAGAACTGAAACAGATGAGGATTCCACAATAAAAGTTGATGGTATTTCTGAGCAGGAAGATTTAACACGCAGTAACGATGATGCCGGAATTGTGGATGAGAAGCATGAAGACGACGAAATGCTTGATTTCGAAGAAATTTCAGATGGAGAGTTGGAGGAAGATTCGCGAAACAAAG gtGTAGGAGATGCTTTAGGTGTCGACTGGGCCTCATTAATTGCTGAGACAAAACTTCAAGCTGAAAATGCTGTACCCGGAGCTAATGAACAACCGAAAACTGCAAAACAAAAGTGGCAACCGCACCGTATAATTCTTGACATGGGAATATCATTGTGTATGGCAGGCGAGGATTACGCCAAGAAACTGTTATCTGAATCAAGACAAAAATTAAACGAAGAATTGAAAGAAATAAACCAAAAGGACATATTAGAAAGTAATTCAGTATCGGTAAAAAAAGAGAATGAAGAGAGTAAGAATAATACTTTGGAACATGGTATGGATACCAAAGAAAATGTCGAAGTTAAACTGGAGCCGATCAACACTAAGCCATTAGATGAGATGGATGATGTTTCATTCAATTTTGAGCGTTTGCAACCACTGGCTTGTCTGCAAGTTGGTGAACGTAAACAGCGCTTGGATCGGCAAATGCTAATATCGAATGCATGTGGAAGTCACAGTCGAGCTTTAAGCGCCCGCCAAGATTTAAAATTACGAAGGcagttatgcaatttaccaCCACGTGATTGTGATTTATCCAAACCGCCGCCTACAAAtgctaaaataaaatcattggCTATAGCAGCTTTTCAACGTACAttagaagtaaaataa